In the genome of Mauremys mutica isolate MM-2020 ecotype Southern chromosome 8, ASM2049712v1, whole genome shotgun sequence, one region contains:
- the LOC123375283 gene encoding cytochrome b-c1 complex subunit 6, mitochondrial isoform X2, with translation MGLRDEEMLGSRSREPEEEEEEAELVDPLTTIREHCEKTEKCVKAREKLELCDARVSARSNTQEECTEELFDFLHARDHCVAHKLFKNLK, from the exons ATGGGGCTGCGGGACGAGGAGATGCTGGGGAGCCGCAGCAGGGAACCCGAg gaagaggaggaggaggcagagctaGTG GATCCTTTAACCACAATAAGGGAGCACTGTGAGAAGACTGAGAAGTGCGTGAAGGCACGGGAGAAGCTGGAGCTGTGTGATGCGCGAGTGTCCGCAAGGTCCAACACACAGGAGGAATGTACGGAAGAGCTTTTTGACTTCCTGCATGCCAGGGACCACTGT GTGGCTCACAAActctttaagaatctgaaataa
- the NSUN4 gene encoding 5-methylcytosine rRNA methyltransferase NSUN4 has product MAALRGSARRLLPGGLAGLGLPPRRYRYKEKWAGTAPKISATRLALQNFDMNYSVQFGSLWPSIRVSLLSEQKYGALVNKFSDADRVSRELELLNTVDFVYESQKAARHVQWDSPVEGMRGEETAPQETHREQMTVEQTQMPSSLSTSISPNIKCYTFSKGDVSRFPPARPDALGTLGYYLLDVASLLPVLALNVQPGDLVLDLCAAPGGKTLALLQTGCCRHLAANDISASRSNRLRRVLCSYVPKDIGADVRITSWDGRNWGELEGNTYNRVLVDVPCTTDRHSVMEEDNNIFSRMRLKERQMLPMLQMQLLLAGLLAARPDGEVVYSTCSLSQLQNEYVVERAVEVAETEYNISVHVEDLSYFRRLFQDTFSFFADCRLGELVLPHLTANFGPMYFCKLRREQ; this is encoded by the exons ATGGCGGCGCTCAGGGGCTCGGCGCGGCGGCTGCTGCCGGGGGGGCTGGCGGGCCTGGGGCTGCCCCCGCGGCGGTACCGGTACAAGGAGAAATGG GCTGGCACTGCTCCCAAGATCTCGGCCACCCGGCTGGCTCTGCAGAACTTCGACATGAACTACAGCGTGCAGTTTGGCAGCCTGTGGCCCTCGATCCGCGTCAGCCTCCTCTCGGAACAGAAATACGGGGCCCTCGTCAACAAATTCTCTGATGCTGACAGGGTCAGTCGAGAGCTGGAACTTCTAAACACTGTGGATTTTGTTTATGAATCTCAGAAAGCAGCTCGGCATGTGCAGTGGGATTCACCTGTAGAAGGAATGAGGGGTGAGGAAACAGCGCCCCAAGAAACCCACAGAGAACAGATGACTGTGGAACAAACACAGATGCCATCATCGCTTTCTACGTCCATCAGCCCCAACATCAAGTGTTACACGTTCTCCAAAGGAGATGTCAGTCGGTTTCCTCCGGCAAG ACCAGACGCTTTAGGAACCCTTGGCTACTATCTGCTGGATGTCGCATCGCTCTTGCCTGTCTTGGCTCTCAATGTGCAGCCTGGTGACCTAGTCCTTGacctctgtgcagcacctggtggCAAGACGCTGGCTCTTCTGCAGACAGGATGTTGCC GGCACCTGGCTGCCAACGATATCTCTGCTTCCCGCAGTAACAGGCTGCGCAGAGTTCTCTGTAGCTACGTTCCCAAAGACATCGGCGCTGATGTGCGCATCACATCCTGGGATGGAAGGAATTGGGGGGAACTGGAGGGGAACACTTACAATAGG GTGCTTGTGGATGTGCCGTGCACGACTGATAGACATTCCGTCATGGAAGAGGACAACAACATTTTCAGTCGAATGAGATTGAAGGAGCGTCAGATGTTGCCGATGCTGCAGATGCAGCTGCTTCT CGCTGGACTCCTCGCTGCCAGACCGGACGGGGAAGTGGTGTACTCCACGTGCTCCCTGTCTCAGCTGCAGAACGAGTACGTCGTTGAGAGAGCTGTTGAGGTAGCAGAAACCGAATACAACATCAGTGTCCATGTTGAAGACTTAAGCTACTTCAGGAGACTCTTCCAGgacacattttctttctttgcagACTGCAGGCTGGGGGAGCTTGTCCTTCCCCACCTCACGGCAAACTTTGGACCCATGTACTTCTGCAAATTACGCCGGGAACAGTAG
- the LOC123375283 gene encoding cytochrome b-c1 complex subunit 6, mitochondrial isoform X1: MGLRDEEMLGSRSREPEEEEEEEEAELVDPLTTIREHCEKTEKCVKAREKLELCDARVSARSNTQEECTEELFDFLHARDHCVAHKLFKNLK; this comes from the exons ATGGGGCTGCGGGACGAGGAGATGCTGGGGAGCCGCAGCAGGGAACCCGAg gaagaggaagaggaggaggaggcagagctaGTG GATCCTTTAACCACAATAAGGGAGCACTGTGAGAAGACTGAGAAGTGCGTGAAGGCACGGGAGAAGCTGGAGCTGTGTGATGCGCGAGTGTCCGCAAGGTCCAACACACAGGAGGAATGTACGGAAGAGCTTTTTGACTTCCTGCATGCCAGGGACCACTGT GTGGCTCACAAActctttaagaatctgaaataa